The Xenopus laevis strain J_2021 chromosome 5L, Xenopus_laevis_v10.1, whole genome shotgun sequence genome has a segment encoding these proteins:
- the awat1.L gene encoding acyl-CoA wax alcohol acyltransferase 1 L homeolog isoform X2, with protein sequence MDSTLQEDPPCNRFSEFMQVLAVLKWILTFLFLGGRKSEWMSKWTIWKHLRDYFPIRLHKTANLDPQQNYILGYHPHGIMSIGAFCNFGTDRAEFSHLFPGLKPYLTTLGGNFKVPFYRDYLLAAGMCSVTHSSIDYLMSHHGTGNAVVIVVGGSAEALHCNAQSHILTLKNRKGFVKKALIHGSSLVPVYSFGENEVLHQCHFATGSWKKSLQDMFQHWVGFAPCIFYGQGLFSSTSKGILPFRKPINTVVGKPIPVPRIQKPSDEQVQKYHALYVSALLELFNTHKERFGLQKSDSLILL encoded by the exons ATGGATTCCACCCTGCAG GAAGACCCACCTTGCAATAGATTCTCCGAGTTCATGCAGGTGCTCGCTGTACTCAAGTGGATCCTGACATTCCTATTTCTCG GTGGAAGAAAATCCGAGTGGATGAGCAAATGGACCATATGGAAACATTTAAGAGACTATTTCCCTATAAGG CTCCACAAAACAGCAAATCTGGATCCGCAACAAAATTACATCTTAGGATACCACCCTCATGGAATCATGAGCATTGGAGCATTCTGTAATTTTGGCACAGACCGTGCTGAATTTTCTCACTTGTTTCCTGGACTGAAACCATATCTTACCACTCTAGGTGGAAATTTCAAGGTGCCtttttacagagattatctgctggCTGCAG GGATGTGTTCAGTGACCCATTCATCCATAGACTACCTTATGTCCCATCATGGCACTGGAAATGCAGTGGTGATTGTAGTGGGTGGTTCAGCAGAAGCATTGCATTGTAACGCTCAAAGCCATATCCTTACTCTAAAGAACAGAAAGGGCTTTGTAAAAAAGGCTCTCATTCATGG CTCATCCTTGGTTCCTGTATATTCATTCGGAGAGAATGAAGTTCTTCATCAATGCCACTTTGCAACAGGAAGTTGGAAAAAAAGTCTTCAAGACATGTTCCAACACTGGGTTGGTTTCGCTCCCTGTATCTTCTATGGGCAAGGGTTGTTCTCCAGTACTTCCAAAGGAATATTGCCCTTCCGGAAGCCCATCAACACTGTTG TTGGAAAGCCCATCCCTGTGCCTAGAATACAGAAACCCTCGGATGAGCAAGTACAGAAATACCATGCTTTATATGTCAGTGCTCTACTTGAACTCTTCAATACCCACAAGGAACGGTTTGGCCTACAGAAAAGCGACTCTCTGATTCTACTTTAA
- the awat1.L gene encoding acyl-CoA wax alcohol acyltransferase 1 L homeolog — protein sequence MQVLAVLKWILTFLFLGPVCVLLITWIFCSQLWPLLALYMVWLLSDWKTPERGGRKSEWMSKWTIWKHLRDYFPIRLHKTANLDPQQNYILGYHPHGIMSIGAFCNFGTDRAEFSHLFPGLKPYLTTLGGNFKVPFYRDYLLAAGMCSVTHSSIDYLMSHHGTGNAVVIVVGGSAEALHCNAQSHILTLKNRKGFVKKALIHGSSLVPVYSFGENEVLHQCHFATGSWKKSLQDMFQHWVGFAPCIFYGQGLFSSTSKGILPFRKPINTVVGKPIPVPRIQKPSDEQVQKYHALYVSALLELFNTHKERFGLQKSDSLILL from the exons ATGCAGGTGCTCGCTGTACTCAAGTGGATCCTGACATTCCTATTTCTCG GCCCAGTTTGTGTTCTTTTAATCACTTGGATTTTCTGTAGCCAATTATGGCCTTTACTCGCATTGTACATGGTATGGCTGCTATCTGATTGGAAAACACCAGAGAGAG GTGGAAGAAAATCCGAGTGGATGAGCAAATGGACCATATGGAAACATTTAAGAGACTATTTCCCTATAAGG CTCCACAAAACAGCAAATCTGGATCCGCAACAAAATTACATCTTAGGATACCACCCTCATGGAATCATGAGCATTGGAGCATTCTGTAATTTTGGCACAGACCGTGCTGAATTTTCTCACTTGTTTCCTGGACTGAAACCATATCTTACCACTCTAGGTGGAAATTTCAAGGTGCCtttttacagagattatctgctggCTGCAG GGATGTGTTCAGTGACCCATTCATCCATAGACTACCTTATGTCCCATCATGGCACTGGAAATGCAGTGGTGATTGTAGTGGGTGGTTCAGCAGAAGCATTGCATTGTAACGCTCAAAGCCATATCCTTACTCTAAAGAACAGAAAGGGCTTTGTAAAAAAGGCTCTCATTCATGG CTCATCCTTGGTTCCTGTATATTCATTCGGAGAGAATGAAGTTCTTCATCAATGCCACTTTGCAACAGGAAGTTGGAAAAAAAGTCTTCAAGACATGTTCCAACACTGGGTTGGTTTCGCTCCCTGTATCTTCTATGGGCAAGGGTTGTTCTCCAGTACTTCCAAAGGAATATTGCCCTTCCGGAAGCCCATCAACACTGTTG TTGGAAAGCCCATCCCTGTGCCTAGAATACAGAAACCCTCGGATGAGCAAGTACAGAAATACCATGCTTTATATGTCAGTGCTCTACTTGAACTCTTCAATACCCACAAGGAACGGTTTGGCCTACAGAAAAGCGACTCTCTGATTCTACTTTAA
- the awat1.L gene encoding acyl-CoA wax alcohol acyltransferase 1 L homeolog isoform X1 produces MDSTLQEDPPCNRFSEFMQVLAVLKWILTFLFLGPVCVLLITWIFCSQLWPLLALYMVWLLSDWKTPERGGRKSEWMSKWTIWKHLRDYFPIRLHKTANLDPQQNYILGYHPHGIMSIGAFCNFGTDRAEFSHLFPGLKPYLTTLGGNFKVPFYRDYLLAAGMCSVTHSSIDYLMSHHGTGNAVVIVVGGSAEALHCNAQSHILTLKNRKGFVKKALIHGSSLVPVYSFGENEVLHQCHFATGSWKKSLQDMFQHWVGFAPCIFYGQGLFSSTSKGILPFRKPINTVVGKPIPVPRIQKPSDEQVQKYHALYVSALLELFNTHKERFGLQKSDSLILL; encoded by the exons ATGGATTCCACCCTGCAG GAAGACCCACCTTGCAATAGATTCTCCGAGTTCATGCAGGTGCTCGCTGTACTCAAGTGGATCCTGACATTCCTATTTCTCG GCCCAGTTTGTGTTCTTTTAATCACTTGGATTTTCTGTAGCCAATTATGGCCTTTACTCGCATTGTACATGGTATGGCTGCTATCTGATTGGAAAACACCAGAGAGAG GTGGAAGAAAATCCGAGTGGATGAGCAAATGGACCATATGGAAACATTTAAGAGACTATTTCCCTATAAGG CTCCACAAAACAGCAAATCTGGATCCGCAACAAAATTACATCTTAGGATACCACCCTCATGGAATCATGAGCATTGGAGCATTCTGTAATTTTGGCACAGACCGTGCTGAATTTTCTCACTTGTTTCCTGGACTGAAACCATATCTTACCACTCTAGGTGGAAATTTCAAGGTGCCtttttacagagattatctgctggCTGCAG GGATGTGTTCAGTGACCCATTCATCCATAGACTACCTTATGTCCCATCATGGCACTGGAAATGCAGTGGTGATTGTAGTGGGTGGTTCAGCAGAAGCATTGCATTGTAACGCTCAAAGCCATATCCTTACTCTAAAGAACAGAAAGGGCTTTGTAAAAAAGGCTCTCATTCATGG CTCATCCTTGGTTCCTGTATATTCATTCGGAGAGAATGAAGTTCTTCATCAATGCCACTTTGCAACAGGAAGTTGGAAAAAAAGTCTTCAAGACATGTTCCAACACTGGGTTGGTTTCGCTCCCTGTATCTTCTATGGGCAAGGGTTGTTCTCCAGTACTTCCAAAGGAATATTGCCCTTCCGGAAGCCCATCAACACTGTTG TTGGAAAGCCCATCCCTGTGCCTAGAATACAGAAACCCTCGGATGAGCAAGTACAGAAATACCATGCTTTATATGTCAGTGCTCTACTTGAACTCTTCAATACCCACAAGGAACGGTTTGGCCTACAGAAAAGCGACTCTCTGATTCTACTTTAA